One Brassica oleracea var. oleracea cultivar TO1000 chromosome C7, BOL, whole genome shotgun sequence genomic window carries:
- the LOC106301639 gene encoding sec-independent protein translocase protein TATC, chloroplastic — protein MGSTSTSSAALIHHFRLTNLSLDSPRKPPYTVSFCNSWKEGGLRYGVTRRSRKVLGPVIRLSALGENSGDSSTETIPGVGSALEERPDASFEQEDKASSIYEFLYPAKDELPDDKEMTIFDHLEELRERIFVSVLAVGAAIAGCFAYSKDLIVFLEAPVKTQGVRFLQLAPGEFFFTTLKVSGYCGLLLGSPVILYEIIAFVLPGLTRAERRFLGPIVFGSSLLFYAGLAFSYWVLTPAALNFFVNYAEGVVESLWSIDQYFEFVLVLMFSTGLSFQVPVIQLLLGQVGVVSGDQMLSIWKYVVVGAVVVAAVVTPSTDPVTQMLLATPLLGLYLGGAWMVKLTGR, from the exons ATGGGCAGCACAAGCACGAGCTCTGCTGCTCTAATCCACCATTTCCGGCTCACCAATCTCAGTTTGGATTCGCCTAGGAAGCCTCCGTACACTGTGAGTTTCTGCAATTCGTGGAAGGAAGGTGGACTCCGATACGGTGTGACGCGACGCTCTAGGAAAGTCTTAGGTCCGGTGATTCGATTATCAGCTCTGGGAGAAAATTCCGGCGATTCATCGACGGAAACCATTCCCGGCGTTGGCTCTGCTTTAGAAGAAAGACCAG ATGCGTCCTTTGAGCAAGAAGATAAAGCGAGTTCGATCTATGAGTTTCTGTATCCTGCCAAAGATGAGCTCCCTGATGACAAAGAGATGACTATCTTTGATCATCTGGAGGAGCTCCGGGAGAGAATATTCGTCTCTGTTTTAGCTGTGGGAGCTGCAATCGCGGGATGCTTCGCCTACTCCAAAGATCTAATCGTGTTTCTTGAAGCTCCCGTCAAAACACAGGGTGTACGGTTTCTTCAGCTAGCTCCAGGCGAGTTTTTCTTCACAACTTTAAAG GTCTCGGGTTACTGTGGGCTTCTACTAGGGAGTCCGGTGATACTGTATGAGATTATAGCTTTTGTACTTCCTGGTCTGACACGAGCTGAGAGAAGGTTTCTGGGGCCAATTGTGTTTGGTTCCTCCTTGCTCTTCTATGCTGGACTTGCCTTCTCCTACTGGGTTTTAACCCCTGCTGCCTTGAATTTCTTTGTCAACTACGCCGAAGGGGTGGTTGAATCTCTCTGGTCTATCGACCAGTACTTTGAGTTTGTGCTAGTGCTTATGTTCAGCACCGGCTTGTCTTTCCAG GTTCCGGTAATTCAGTTACTCCTGGGACAAGTAGGGGTGGTGTCGGGAGATCAAATGCTTTCAATATGGAAATATGTAGTGGTGGGTGCGGTGGTTGTAGCAGCTGTGGTCACGCCCTCGACAGACCCTGTCACTCAGATGCTCCTAGCTACACCGCTTCTGGGGCTCTACTTGGGTGGTGCATGGATGGTCAAGCTCACAGGTCGCTGA
- the LOC106306124 gene encoding ATP-dependent RNA helicase DHX36, whose protein sequence is MKDRLPHPSLYVPPHQRLRSTPPDYAFHPLPLSHTQSQKPPFLPTRLVSAYDDSVSEVAQLPEPVAFHCANLDEWRRNLSMLLRDSVKQEVISREKKDRRDFDKLAALATSLGLYSHAYAKVVVFSKIPLPNYRFDLDDKRPLREVSVHTDIVKRVDAYLKEHLSKKSKRTDGIPVNSFSRTSSTSSMATDEGLLEQPELPAASKTALDKILWQRSLQLRERQDYWEKSVEGQRMLECRRCLPAYKQRDVVLSAISQNQVIVVSGETGCGKTTQIPQFILESEIEANRGALCNIICTQPRKISAMSVSERVACERGEPLGESVGYKVRLEGVRGRDTRLLFCTTGILLRRLLVDRSLRGVTHVIVDEIHERGMNEDFLLIILKDLLPRRPELKLILMSATLDAELFSSYFGGAGVIHIPGFTYPVRSYFLEDILEMFRYRLTPYNQIDDYGQERLWKMNKQIPRKRKSQIASVVEDALRAADFKEFSPETRESLSCWNPDCIGFNLIESLLCHLCENERPGGILVFMTGWDDISSLKDKLQIHPIFGNPNRVMLLACHGSMASFEQRLIFEEPASGVRKIVLATNIAETSITINDVAFVIDCGKAKETSYDALNNTPCLLPSWISKVSAQQRRGRAGRVQPGQCYHLYPKCLYDAFAEYQLPEILRTPLQSLCLQIKSLNFGTISEFLSRALQSPELLAVQKAIGYLKIIGALDENEQLTALGRYLAKLPMEPKLGKMLILGAILGCLDPILTVAAGLSVRDPFLTPLDKKDLAEAAKSQFSRDHSDHLALVRAYERYKRAEEEAGVYDYCWKNFLSIQSMRAIDSLRKEFFSLLKDTGLIDGTPATCKSGGNDENLTRAVICYGLYPGICSVVHNERSFSLKTMEDGQVLLYSNSVNARETKIPYPWLVFNEKIKVNSIFVRDSTAVSDSVLILFGGSVSRGDFDGHLKMLGGYLDFFMKPAVAEMYQTLKKELDELIQSKLLNPKMDMQAHRDLLSVIRLLVSEDRCEGSFVFGRQALKPLGTSAVSTQPTLVSRTESGPGGDNSKSQLQTMLTRAGHAAPMYKTKQLKNSKFQSTVEFNGTQIMGQPCSNKKSAEKDAAAEAIRWLMGGAKESHKHVNHMSNLLKRSKKDHL, encoded by the exons ATGAAGGATCGTCTCCCTCATCCTTCCCTCTACGTTCCGCCTCACCAAAGGCTTCGCTCCACCCCTCCAGATTACGCCTTTCATCCTCTTCCTCTCTCCCACACGCAATCGCAAAAGCCACCATTCTTGCCTACTCGCCTTGTATCGGCCTACGATGACAGCGTTTCCGAGGTTGCTCAACTCCCCGAGCCG GTTGCATTTCATTGTGCCAACTTGGATGAATGGAGAAGGAACTTGTCTATGCTTTTGCGCGATTCTGTAAAGCAAGAAGTTATTTCCAGGGAGAAGAAAGATCGAAGGGATTTTGATAAACTTGCTGCACTCGCTACAAGTCTTGGATTGTATAG TCATGCATATGCTAAGGTTGTTGTGTTCAGTAAGATCCCACTCCCCAACTATAGGTTTGATCTAGATGACAAGAGACCTCTGAGGGAG GTGAGTGTGCATACGGACATTGTTAAAAGAGTTGATGCTTACCTCAAAGAACACCTCAGTAAAAAATCAAAGAGGACGGATGGTATCCCTGTGAATTCCTTCTCAAGAACTAGTAGCACAAGCAGTATGGCTACCGATGAAGGGCTTCTTGAGCAACCTGAGCTCCCGGCTGCCAGCAAGACTGCGCTCGACAAAATTCTTTGGCAGAGGAGCTTACAGCTGCGTGAACGACAAGACTATTGGGAG AAATCGGTTGAAGGTCAAAGAATGCTGGAATGTCGCAGATGTCTCCCTGCATATAAGCAGCGGGATGTGGTACTGTCAGCGATATCACAAAACCAG GTTATTGTTGTCTCTGGAGAAACAGGTTGTGGCAAGACCACACAGATTCCACAGTTTATTTTAGAATCAGAGATTGAAGCAAACCGTGGAGCTTTATGCAATATCATCTGTACTCAACCAAGAAAAATATCTGCTATGTCTGTTTCGGAGAGGGTTGCTTGCGAGAGAGGAGAGCCGTTGGGTGAATCC GTTGGATATAAAGTTAGATTGGAAGGTGTTAGAGGAAGAGATACACGGCTACTGTTTTGCACCACAGGCATTTTGTTGAGAAGGTTGTTGGTAGATCGAAGTTTAAGAGGAGTTACTCATGTTATTGTGGATGAAATTCATGAGCGTGGAATGAATGAAG ATTTCTTGCTAATCATTCTTAAAGATCTCCTACCACGCCGCCCAGAGCTTAAGCTGATTCTGATGAGTGCAACTTTAGATGCTGAGCTTTTCTCGTCATACTTTGGTGGGGCAGGTGTAATTCACATTCCA GGCTTTACGTATCCAGTTCGTAGTTATTTCTTAGAGGATATTCTGGAGATGTTCAGGTACAGATTGACTCCGTACAATCAAATTGATGACTATGGTCAAGAAAGATTGTGGAAGATGAACAAACAGATCCCAAGAAAAAGGAAGAGCCAAATTGCGTCTGTTGTGGAG GATGCACTGAGAGCGGCTGATTTCAAGGAGTTTAGCCCTGAGACTCGAGAGTCTTTATCTTGTTGGAATCCTGATTGTATTGGTTTTAATCTCATAGAATCTCTCCTTTGCCATTTATGTGAGAATGAGAGGCCTGGTGGTATTTTAGTTTTTATGACTGGATGGGATGATATCAGCTCTCTGAAAGATAAACTCCAGATTCATCCAATCTTTGGCAATCCAAACCGGGTTATGTTGCTTGCTTGCCATGGTTCTATGGCAAGCTTTGAGCAG AGGTTAATATTTGAAGAACCTGCAAGTGGAGTGAGAAAGATAGTTCTGGCCACTAATATCGCAGAAACGAGCATCACGATCAATGATGTTGCTTTTGTTATCGACTGTGGAAAGGCAAAAGAGACCTCCTATGATGCATTAAACAACACCCCCTGTTTGCTTCCTTCTTGGATTTCCAAGGTTTCAGCTCAGCAG AGAAGAGGAAGAGCTGGTCGTGTTCAACCTGGCCAGTGTTACCATCTGTACCCAAAGTGCTTATATGATGCTTTTGCAGAATATCAGTTGCCTGAAATTCTGAGAACGCCTTTACAGTCACTGTGTCTGCAAATCAAAAGCTTAAATTTTGGAACTATATCTGAGTTCTTATCAAGGGCACTGCAATCTCCTGAATTATTAGCG GTTCAAAAGGCCATTGGATATCTGAAGATAATAGGGGCATTGGATGAGAATGAACAGCTCACAGCTCTAG GTCGTTATTTGGCGAAGCTTCCCATGGAGCCAAAGCTTGGAAAAATGCTCATACTAGGAGCCATTCTAGGTTGCCTTGATCCCATATTGACTGTTGCGGCTGGCCTGAGTGTGAGAGATCCTTTCCTAACACCTCTGGACAAGAAAGAT CTCGCAGAAGCCGCCAAGTCTCAGTTTTCACGTGATCACAGTGATCATCTTGCACTTGTTCGGGCATATGAGAGGTATAAAAGAGCTGAGGAAGAGGCTGGGGTTTATGATTACTGCTGGAAAAACTTTCTCTCAATACAGTCGATGAGAGCTATTGATTCTCTCCGGAAAGAGTTCTTCTCATTACTCAAGGATACCGGATTAATAGATGGAACTCCAGCGACCTGCAAGTCAGGAGGGAATGATGAGAATCTTACCCGAGCAGTTATTTGTTATGGATTGTATCCAGGAATCTGCTCGGTTGTG CATAATGAGAGATCATTTTCCCTGAAGACTATGGAGGATGGCCAAGTTCTTCTTTATTCA AATTCTGTAAATGCTCGGGAAACAAAAATACCATATCCGTGGTTGGTTTTCAACGAGAAGATTAAAGTGAACTCTATATTCGTGAGGGATTCAACAGCTGTATCTGACTCTGTGCTTATCCTCTTTGGCGGTAGCGTTTCCAGAGGAGACTTT GATGGCCACCTGAAAATGTTGGGAGGATACTTGGATTTTTTCATGAAACCTGCTGTTGCGGAGATGTACCAAACCTTGAAGAAAGAGCTGGACGAGCTGATACAGAGCAAA TTACTTAATCCTAAAATGGACATGCAAGCACACCGTGACCTCTTATCGGTTATACGGTTATTGGTCTCTGAGGATAGATGTGAGGGAAGCTTTGTGTTTGGTCGGCAAGCACTTAAGCCTTTAGGAACGTCGGCGGTGTCAACACAACCGACACTGGTTTCAAGGACCGAAAGTGGGCCGGGGGGTGACAATTCGAAGAGTCAGCTCCAAACAATGCTCACAAGGGCGGGTCATGCAGCACCGATGTATAAGACAAAGCAGTTGAAGAACAGCAAGTTCCAATCCACAGTAGAGTTTAACGGGACGCAGATCATGGGACAGCCTTGCAGCAACAAGAAGAGTGCTGAGAAGGATGCTGCAGCTGAAGCTATACGATGGCTGATGGGTGGGGCTAAGGAAAGCCACAAGCACGTGAATCATATGTCAAACCTGCTGAAGAGAAGCAAGAAGGATCACCTCTGA
- the LOC106306125 gene encoding origin of replication complex subunit 4, producing the protein MGKENPAEKALNLIRGRLCDPTFVFRPLSGPPDSNYSKLKFIVSTSITEGCNNSILLLGPRGSGKAAVLDLVVGDLMEEYPDSVTLIRLNGLLHSEDNCAFKEIARQLCMEHHLLFSKMASFDENSQFIIAMLRECGLAHKTIIFVLDEFDMFAQGKQRLLYSLLDAMQSVTSQAVVVGISSRLDADQLLEKRVRSRFSHRKILFLPPSREEIDSLLEHLLSLPADSSFPSGYVTQFNEKIKNITSDTRFKDMLKTFLNANSTVNSLLKFIFRAVSSMNLESGLLSLENFKTALSSMLRQPKLEAVRDCSILELYLLVCMRRLEVKEQSSYNFISVMKEYKTIHDSFQTSDFYAQNVCLRAFEHLREREVICYAENRGQSQAGEYRPMKLLISASELHQGMRSHACCPAILLKLLDH; encoded by the exons ATGGGCAAAGAGAATCCGGCGGAGAAAGCCCTAAATCTGATTCGCGGGCGACTCTGCGATCCTACTTTCGTCTTCAGACCACTCTCCGGTCCTCCAGACAGCAACTACAG CAAGTTGAAGTTCATTGTATCAACCTCTATCACGGAGGGATGCAACAATTCAATCTTGCTTCTGGGCCCTCGTGGCTCTGGAAAAGCTGCT GTCTTGGATCTTGTTGTTGGCGATTTAATGGAAGAGTATCCAGATTCAGTAACACTA ATCAGATTGAATGGACTCCTGCACAGTGAGGATAATTGTGCATTTAAG GAAATTGCCAGACAGTTGTGTATGGAACACCACCTGCTCTTCTCCAAAATG GCATCATTCGATGAGAATTCACAATTCATAATAGCCATGCTGCG GGAATGTGGACTAGCACATAAGACAATCATCTTTGTGCTTGATGAATTTGACATGTTTGCACAG GGAAAGCAACGGTTGCTGTACAGTTTGCTGGATGCTATGCAATCTGTAACATCCCAAGCTGTTGTCGTCGGTATTAGTTCTCGCCTG GACGCTGACCAACTCCTTGAGAAAAGGGTGAGATCTCGCTTTTCACACAGGAAAATCTTGTTTCTTCCTCCTTCTAGGGAAGAAATTGACAG TTTATTGGAACACCTGCTTTCTCTACCAGCAGACTCTAGCTTCCCCAGTGGATATGTTACTCAGTTCAATGAAAAGATTAAG AATATAACATCAGATACGAGATTTAAAGACATGCTGAAGACTTTTCTAAATGCCAATTCTACTGTCAACAGTTTGCTGAAGTTTAT ATTCCGCGCTGTTTCTTCAATGAATTTGGAATCTGGCCTCCTCTCTCTTGAGAACTTCAAAACAGCACTTTCAAGTATGCTAAGGCAACCAAAATTGGAAGCCGTTAGAG ATTGTTCCATACTGGAGCTTTATCTTTTGGTATGCATGAGGAGGTTAGAAGTGAAAGAGCAAAGCTCATACAACTTCATCAGCGTGATGAAAG AGTATAAGACGATACACGATTCTTTTCAGACCTCAGACTTTTACGCACAAAATGTCTGCCTACGT GCATTTGAGCACCTGAGAGAGCGAGAAGTTATATGCTACGCAGAGAATAGAGGACAGTCTCAGGCAGGTGAGTACCGTCCCATGAAGCTTTTAATATCAGCCTCTGAGCTTCATCAAGGAATGAGATCTCATGCCTGTTGCCCC GCCATTCTTCTCAAGTTATTGGACCATTGA